One region of Hemiscyllium ocellatum isolate sHemOce1 chromosome 32, sHemOce1.pat.X.cur, whole genome shotgun sequence genomic DNA includes:
- the ccdc47 gene encoding PAT complex subunit CCDC47 — MQFYFLFHLLLSCGLAAGKFEDFEDTDDIADYDDNDFAEFEDTSEDVPQETLQKVTTVQDDEEEATVEVEDQDENQEDFEDSDVAGEGDAEGEPFDDEEFEGYEEVDRPSSRSKDPIKIVNVPHHLQNSWESYYMEILMVTGLLAYIMNYIIGKNRNSRLATAWLTSHKELLEANFSLVGDDGINKEPISTGKLTQENEHIYNLWCSGRVCCEGMLIQLKFLKRQDLLNVLARMMRPASDQVQIKVTMNEEDMDTYVFAIGSRKAMLRMQKEMQDLSEFCSDKPKSGIKFGLPDSLSILSEMGEVTEGILDNRMVHFLSSHADKIESVHFSDQFSGAKIIQEEGQPLKLPDTKKTLLFTFNVPGTGNTSPKDMESLLPLMNMVIHSIDKAKKYRLNREGKIKADKNRARVEENFLKMTHAQRQEAAQTRREEKKRAEKERIMNEEDPEKQRRLEEAALRREQKKLEKRQMKMKQIKVKAM; from the exons ATGCAGTTTTACTTTCTGTTTCACCTCTTGCTGAGCTGTGGGCTTGCAGCTGGCAAGTTTGAAGACTTTGAGGACACCGATGACATTGCTGATTATGATGACAATGACTTTGCAGAGTTTGAAGACACAAGTGAGGACGTACCCCAGGAaactcttcagaaggtcactACTGTTCAAGATGATGAGGAAGAGGCAACTGTAGAAGTGGAGGATCAAGATGAAAACCAGGAAGACTTTGAGGATTCCGATGTGGCAGGA GAAGGAGATGCAGAAGGAGAGCCATTTGATGATGAAGAATTTGAAGGCTACGAGGAGGTGGACAGACCTTCCAGCAGAAGCAAAGATCCGATTAAAATTGTTAAT GTCCCACATCATCTGCAGAACAGCTGGGAAAGCTACTACATGGAGATTCTGATGGTGACAGGCCTGTTGGCTTACATCATGAACTACATCATAGGCAAAAACAGAAACAGCAGGCTGGCTACTGCATGGCTCACCTCTCACAAAGAACTGCTGGAGGCCAACTTTTCCCTTGTTG GAGATGATGGGATCAATAAAGAACCCATCAGCACAGGGAAACTGACCCAGGAAAATGAACATATCTACAACCTGTGGTGCTCAGGGCGTGTGTGCTGTGAGGGAATGCTCATTCAGCTGAAG TTTCTGAAACGGCAGGATTTGTTAAACGTACTTGCGAGGATGATGAGGCCGGCCAGTGATCAAGTG CAAATCAAAGTGACAATGAATGAGGAAGACATGGACACCTATGTGTTTGCTATTGGGTCACGGAAGGCCATGCTCCGGATGCAGAAGGAGATGCAGGATTTG AGTGAGTTTTGCAGCGATAAGCCCAAGTCAGGGATTAAATTTGGGCTTCCTGATTCCTTATCGATCCTGTCTGAGATGGGTGAGGTAACCGAAGGTATCCTAGACAACAGG ATGGTGCATTTCCTGTCCAGCCACGCTGACAAGATTGAATCTGTCCATTTCTCGGACCAGTTCTCCGGGGCTAAAATTATTCAAGA AGAGGGTCAGCCCCTCAAGCTGCCTGACACTAAAAAGACCCTCCTgtttacatttaatg TGCCTGGAACCGGCAACACTTCTCCAAAGGATATGGAGTCCTTGTTACCTTTAATGAATATGGTTATTCACAGCATTGACAAAGCAAAGAAGTACCGCCTGAACAGAGAG GGTAAAATAAAAGCTGATAAAAATCGTGCTCGTGTGGAGGAGAACTTTCTAAAGATGACGCATGCACAACGTCAGGAAGCTGCGCAAACACGCAGGGAGGAGAAGAAGCGAGCAGAGAAAGAAAGGATCATGAATGAGGAGGACCCTGAGAAACAGCGCCGACTTGAG GAGGCTGCTCTCCGCCGGGAgcagaagaaactggagaaacgtCAGATGAAAATGAAGCAGATCAAAGTGAAAGCAATGTAG